From the Pseudanabaena sp. FACHB-2040 genome, the window TCTATAGAGCAAACAGCGGGGATTGCTGCAGCCTATCCTAAGAGGCAGAGTGAGCGGTAAGGGATTTATGACAGTTGAGATAACGGCCCAAGTTCGCCGGGCTACGCTGGCGGATGGTGATGCGATCGCACAATTTAACCTGGCAATGGCTCAGGAAACCGAGGGCAAAGCGCTGGATGCGGCAACTGTGGGAGCCGGTGTAGTGTCGCTAATGCACCAGCCCCAATATGGTTTCTATACCGTGGTCGAGACGCAGACAGGCTTGGCTGGGTGTTTGCTGATTACCTACGAATGGAGCGACTGGCGCAACGGCCTGATCTGGTGGATTCAGAGTGTATACGTCCATCCAGACTACCGGCGGCAGGGCCTTTTTAAGCAGCTCTATGCCCAGGTGCGCGAGTGGGCTCAAGCAGAGGAAGCCTGCGGTCTGCGGCTGTACGTAGAGGCAGCGAATCACTCGGCCCAATCTACCTATACTGCGCTGGGCATGAAACCCGCTGGATATCAGGTCTTTGAGGCTCTGTTTTAGGGAGTTTCTGGAAATAGGGCAGCCAGATTGCAAGTCGTAGTCATAACGACTATGATTAAGAGGTGAACATTCAGTTTGAGTGATAGTATTCAGGCAAGTGTGGATTAGCCCGATCGCTTGCCAATTCTTTGGAGAAGATTTCTATGGTTGCAACCCCGACTAAAACTGAGGCTGCCCGGCGTTTCTACCCCACTCGCATCGATCTGCCGGTGGAGGTGCGATCGCAAGTTGTGAACCTGCTCAACCAGACCCTAGCAGCCACCCTGGATCTCAAAACCCAGAGCAAACAGGCCCACTGGAACGTCAAAGGCATGGACTTTTACCAACTCCATGAGCTGTTTGATGAACTCGCCTCAGAGCTTGAAGAATATGTTGATATGGTAGCTGAGCGAGTCACCGCGCTAGGCGGCACCGCTCTGGGCACGGCCCGCATTGCAGCGGCAGAGTCGATCTTGCCGGAGTATCCGCTAGAGGCTATTGATGGGGCGGACCACGTAACGGCGCTGGCCGAGCGGTTTGCGGTCTATGCCAAGCACCTACGGGAAGCCATTGACGAGTCTGACAACGCAGGCGACGCCGATACGGCTGACCTCTATACCGAGATCTCTCGTACCATTGACAAGCGTCTCTGGTTCTTGGAGGCACACCTAGTGAAGAAGGCTGATTTGGCCTAGGCGCTAGGGGTTGGATGGAGACAGGGGACGCGGAGACGTAGAGAGGGCTAGCCTCTGCTTACCGGTTTTTCTTTGTTAGGCTCGATCTGGTTTTTTAGAACACTCCCAACGGTTGATGGAGCTACAGCGCTGCTGTGGCTCCGTTTTTTGTTTTTATTCTCTGGGTTTGCGACTGAGTTTGCTACTGGGAATAGCGTTGACGCTGCCAACGGTTGATAAAAGATTCACCGATGGTGGCCATTGAGCGCAGCTGATCTAGCTGTTTCTCCAGTTCTTCGAGCTGCTGCTGCTGTTGACGGGACTGTTGAGACAACGCAAGGTGCTCTGCCTGCTGGGCCGACTGTGACTGCCGCTCCTGGGATAGCGCTGCTTTCAGGCTGGTAAGCTGCTGGTTGAGGTAGCTGATCTGGCGCTGGAGCTGTTCGACTTCGGTGCTTTGCCCTGGCATTGGTTGAACTGGGCTAGGGCCGTCTTGCTCGGAGATTTTTTGGCTGGCGGTTTTCTGAACTGGCTCGAGCGAGGGTTTGGTGTCAGGTTCGGCTGCCTGGGCGACAGGATCTGGCGGCGGTGCTGCTAACGCTGTGGGTGCTGAAGTAGGCGGTGCGGTGGCTGAGCTATCTAGAGAAACGCCCTCTGGAGATGCTTTAAAGCAGGTGGTGGCGGTATCGCTGTTTAGGGCTAGGGTGCCTTGAGTCAAGTGCTCGATGACTTCGGAGCGGTTTAGCTGCGTGTGATCTGCGATCGCATCTAGCGCCTCCAAACAAGCCGGGCTTAAGGACAGGTTGAGGCGAACTTTTTTGCCGGTAATCCAATCAAGCATTGCAATGTCTCCAGTCGCAGGGGAATTTGCCTTCGGTTTAGGGAATCCCTTTTCCTCAGACGTTTTTTTATCGTTTAGTCGTCAAAGAGCGGCCGCTCAAGGTTCTTCCTCAAGGGTTCTCCCTGGTTTTTTCCTTAAATCTTTCCTGATGCCGAAGTCATTTGCTGCAGGCTGGCAACATCTCCAGGAGTATTGAGGTTAAACAGCAGAGCGGGATCAGCGTCGGCAATAACGGTCACGGGCTGATGGTCTAGCCACCGCTGAAACGATCGACCCCCAGTTTGAATAAATGCTTCTAGGTGAGGCAGACAGCTTTGCCGATAGAATCCACAGAGCGGTTCCCAGCGGCCTTTGAGTTGAGGCAGGTAGGCCAGAGTGGATGGCGGTAGGCTCTCTAGCTGGTGCGCCCAGGTCTGTAGGACAGCGGCCTTGAGATGAGGCAAATCACAGGCTAAGACCATCACCCACTCTGACTCAACCTGGGCCAGCCCTTGGGCCAACCCCACTAGGGGACCGTGGGACTGGGGCACTTCCTGCGGCAAAAACTGCTCCTGCACAAAGGTAACGGCAGCAGGTACCACTGCTTGGTAACGATCTGGCCAGGGCGTGACAACTTTGACCGTGGGGGTGCAGGCCAACGCAACTTCACAGGTGCGCCCGAGTA encodes:
- a CDS encoding GNAT family N-acetyltransferase, which gives rise to MTVEITAQVRRATLADGDAIAQFNLAMAQETEGKALDAATVGAGVVSLMHQPQYGFYTVVETQTGLAGCLLITYEWSDWRNGLIWWIQSVYVHPDYRRQGLFKQLYAQVREWAQAEEACGLRLYVEAANHSAQSTYTALGMKPAGYQVFEALF
- the dps gene encoding DNA starvation/stationary phase protection protein Dps produces the protein MVATPTKTEAARRFYPTRIDLPVEVRSQVVNLLNQTLAATLDLKTQSKQAHWNVKGMDFYQLHELFDELASELEEYVDMVAERVTALGGTALGTARIAAAESILPEYPLEAIDGADHVTALAERFAVYAKHLREAIDESDNAGDADTADLYTEISRTIDKRLWFLEAHLVKKADLA
- a CDS encoding molybdenum cofactor guanylyltransferase, producing MAQVTALILAGGQSSRMGYDKALIDVEGTPLLGRTCEVALACTPTVKVVTPWPDRYQAVVPAAVTFVQEQFLPQEVPQSHGPLVGLAQGLAQVESEWVMVLACDLPHLKAAVLQTWAHQLESLPPSTLAYLPQLKGRWEPLCGFYRQSCLPHLEAFIQTGGRSFQRWLDHQPVTVIADADPALLFNLNTPGDVASLQQMTSASGKI